In a genomic window of Periophthalmus magnuspinnatus isolate fPerMag1 chromosome 3, fPerMag1.2.pri, whole genome shotgun sequence:
- the LOC117392392 gene encoding toll-like receptor 13: MDSKTVRPFVILLLVYLLFMSNFGLVRGFSLRSCYLFEYSVDCTQNQLTQVPTDIPPSVTSINLSNNNISMIQLLNFTHFPNLTKLDLNQNSISNIGKRTFSQLISLKWLILSNNTLLKLEDNVFDGLPKLTELRVNFNQIDWVAPNAFRSLNSLTLLDLSNNRLCTIAQLRLAIRHMPQLRKLMIRNNGITTLRSQDLTNTSTSLYALDVAENPLIKFEVTTAAFSNLKRLIIGYRTVKSNLSWTVQNNTLMGRVDSLDISGVELASIDEWRKLFTTFHSSLVILQINSMQSRLSALINISCSMPKLTSLQIRKTKHFSIKSNIFQMCKNVRKIQLEENNIKQIENGSFAFLHYLKEVSLSNNRLPSVPVATRNLHRLQNLMLSFNQITKLGCQDFSGLTNLKELDLHGNHIAALSNCSFVALLHLEVLKLQENSISELGTAFQNSLPNLKVLYINVNKLTVIPKNAFTGLRSLIKLSLATNQIKTLEEGCFSGLTSLIELQLHENSLKKEVFYNAPFKYLINLRKLNMQKNHIKYGDSSALKEPPFINLSRLETLIFSVQHSTGRAFFPSNFLQGLTNLLDFYCNNIQLLNLTDDFYTHTPHLISLDFGANDLGDLSPNLFTPIPNLTQLRVTSTNLHSLDFLINANLTNLKILLARKNRFSVISEDIIKSLPNLTSFDVKGNSFTCDCDNSWFVQWIVNNKQTQVAGAQKFTCNYPLESKGSRLLDFNVQSCLVDVGFFFFISSSSLIIVSLVASFTYHFSRFQLTYAYYIFLAWMFDSKNRQKRAACQYDAFVSYNAKDEAWVYRELVPHLEQEQGWKLCLYHRDFLPGKLIVENITDAIYGSRKTICVISRRYLQSEWCSKEMQLASFRLFDEREDVLILVFLEDIPASHLSPYYRMKRLLKGRSYLSWARAADNPQLFWEKLRQALRSTNTAEEDRLRLTVNQMHGGSVNLND; encoded by the exons ATGGACTCTAAAACTGTGAGACCATTTGTGATACTCCTTCTGGTTTATTTACTCTTTATGAGTAACTTTGGCCTTGTCAGAGGGTTTTCACTCAGAAGTTGTTATCTCTTTGAATATTCGGTCGATTGCACCCAGAACCAACTGACACAGGTCCCCACAGACATCCCTCCAAGTGTGACAAGCATTAACCTgagcaacaacaacatttcaatGATACAACTTTTAAACTTTACACATTTCCCAAATTTGACAAAACTTGATCTGAATCAGAACTCCATTTCAAACATTGGTAAACGCACATTTTCTCAGTTAATTTCCCTTAAATGGCTGATATTGAGCAACAATACCCTTCTCAAACTTGAGGATAATGTGTTTGATGGCTTGCCCAAACTCACAGAGTTAAGGGTTAACTTTAATCAAATTGATTGGGTGGCACCAAATGCCTTCAGATCCCTGAACAGCCTTACACTTCTCGACCTGTCCAATAATAGACTCTGCACCATTGCCCAGCTCCGTTTAGCCATACGGCACATGCCACAGTTAAGGAAACTGATGATTAGAAACAATGGGATAACAACTTTAAGGTCCCAAGATTTAACAAATACCTCAACAAGTCTTTATGCCCTTGATGTGGCAGAAAATCCACTTATCAAGTTTGAGGTAACAACAGCTGCCTTCTCAAACCTGAAAAGGTTGATCATTGGTTATCGCACAGTTAAGTCAAACCTGTCGTGGACTGTGCAAAACAACACCCTGATGGGCCGTGTGGACTCTCTGGACATTAGTGGAGTTGAACTGGCATCTATCGATGAATGGAGAAAACTATTTACAACTTTTCATTCTTCTTTAGTTATTTTACAGATAAACTCAATGCAAAGCAGACTTAGTGCCTTGATAAACATATCGTGCTCCATGCCAAAACTAACAAGCCTACAAATACGGAAAACCAAACACTTTTCTATCAAGTCAAATATATTCCAAATGTGTAAGAATGTCCGTAAAATACAGCTGGAGGAAAACAATATCaaacaaattgaaaatggctCCTTTGCTTTTTTGCATTATCTGAAGGAAGTCAGCCTCAGCAACAACAGGCTCCCAAGTGTCCCAGTTGCAACTAGAAATCTACATCGTCTTCAGAATCTCATGCTCTCGTTTAACCAAATCACAAAACTTGGATGTCAGGACTTTTCTGGATTGACAAACCTCAAAGAGCTGGATCTTCATGGCAACCATATTGCAGCACTGAGTAATTGTTCCTTTGTTGCTTTGTTGCATTTGGAAGTTTTGAAACTACAAGAAAATTCAATATCGGAGTTGGGCACTGCTTTCCAAAACAGTTTACCAAATCTTAAGGTCCTCTACATCAATGTGAACAAACTCACTGTCATCCCTAAAAATGCATTCACTGGTTTGCGTTCACTTATAAAACTGTCATTAGCCACAAATCAGATTAAAACTCTAGAGGAGGGCTGCTTTTCTGGTCTGACAAGTTTAATCGAATTACAATTACATGAAAATAGCCTAAAAAAAGAGGTCTTTTACAATGCTccctttaaatatttgataaatcTAAGAAAACTTAATAtgcaaaaaaatcatattaaatatGGAGACAGTTCTGCTTTAAAGGAGCCTCCGTTTATAAACCTGTCACGTTTAGAGACTTTAATATTTTCAGTCCAGCACTCTACCGGGCGGGCCTTTTTCCCTTCAAACTTCCTTCAGGGTCTAACTAATCTCTTAGATTTCTATTGCAATAATATTCAACTTCTTAACTTAACTGATGATTTTTACACCCACACACCTCATCTCATCTCCTTGGACTTTGGTGCAAATGATCTCGGTGACTTGTCTCCAAATCTGTTCACTCCCATCCCAAATCTCACTCAACTCAGAGTTACAAGCACTAACCTTCACTCTTTAGACTTTCTGATCAATGCCAACCTGACAAACCTTAAGATTCTCTTGGCAAGAAAGAACCGATTCTCTGTGATCAGTGAAGATATCATCAAATCCTTACCAAATCTGACCAGCTTTGATGTGAAAGGAAACAGCTTCACATGTGACTGTGACAACTCATGGTTTGTGCAGTGGAttgtaaacaacaaacaaactcaagTGGCAGGTGCTCAGAAATTCACATGCAACTACCCATTAGAAAGTAAAGGCTCCAGACTGTTGGATTTCAATGTACAGTCCTGCCTTGTGGAcgtaggctttttttttttcatatccaGCTCAAGTCTCATTATTGTGTCCCTGGTGGCCTCATTCACCTACCATTTCAGCAGATTTCAGCTGACCTACGCCTACTACATCTTCTTGGCCTGGATGTTTGATTCTAAAAACAGGCAGAAGCGAGCGGCATGCCAATATGACGCCTTTGTCTCGTACAATGCCAAAGATGAGGCCTGGGTCTATAGAGAACTGGTGCCACATTTGGAGCAAGAGCAAGGCTGGAAACTCTGCCTGTATCACAGAGACTTCCTCCCAG GGAAACTCATCGTGGAGAACATCACTGATGCCATTTATGGAAGCAGGAAAACCATCTGTGTGATCAGCCGCAGATATCTACAGAGTGAGTGGTGCTCCAAAGAGATGCAGCTGGCCAG CTTCCGTTTGTTTGATGAGCGTGAGGATGTTCTGATCCTCGTGTTTCTGGAGGACATCCCTgcgtctcacctgtctccttaTTACCGCATGAAGAGGCTGCTGAAGGGACGCTCATACCTTAGCTGGGCCCGCGCTGCAGACAACCCACAGCTGTTCTGGGAGAAACTACGACAAGCCTTAAGGTCCACAAACACAGCAGAAGAAGACAGGCTACGACTCACAGTCAATCAGATGCACGGAGGCAGTGTTAATCTTAATGATTAA